The following proteins are encoded in a genomic region of Galbibacter sp. BG1:
- the truB gene encoding tRNA pseudouridine(55) synthase TruB, whose translation MMYTEENIKSGQILLIDKPLKWSSFQAVNKLKWAIRKQFNLKKIKVGHAGTLDPLATGLLIICTGKFTKKIPELQGQIKEYTGTITLGATRPSYDMETEIDQTFSVDHISKEKIQSATKQFIGEIDQLPPVFSALKKDGKRLYEYAREGKDVTINSRRITIDTFEITDINMPEVSFRVVCSKGTYIRSLAHDFGRELDSGAYLSSLRRTKIGDFNVDNAVTPDAFTEMLLSSN comes from the coding sequence ATGATGTACACGGAAGAAAATATTAAAAGCGGACAAATTTTATTGATCGATAAACCTTTAAAATGGTCTTCCTTTCAAGCGGTTAACAAACTCAAATGGGCCATTAGGAAACAATTCAACCTAAAGAAAATAAAAGTAGGCCATGCAGGAACTTTAGACCCCTTGGCCACCGGCCTTTTAATAATTTGTACGGGAAAATTCACTAAAAAAATTCCAGAACTACAAGGTCAAATTAAAGAATATACCGGTACCATTACTTTGGGAGCCACACGGCCTTCTTATGATATGGAAACCGAAATCGATCAAACTTTTTCCGTTGACCATATTTCTAAAGAAAAAATACAATCGGCCACAAAGCAATTTATTGGAGAGATCGACCAATTACCTCCGGTGTTTTCTGCTTTGAAAAAAGACGGAAAACGTTTGTATGAATATGCAAGGGAAGGCAAGGACGTTACTATTAATTCGAGGAGAATTACCATTGATACTTTTGAAATTACAGACATAAATATGCCTGAAGTTTCCTTTCGGGTAGTTTGTAGCAAAGGAACTTACATACGCTCGCTAGCCCACGATTTTGGGAGGGAATTAGATTCTGGCGCGTATTTATCCAGTTTACGAAGAACCAAAATAGGCGATTTTAACGTAGATAATGCTGTAACACCAGATGCCTTTACTGAAATGCTGCTGTCTTCAAATTAA
- a CDS encoding DNA-3-methyladenine glycosylase I produces MNRCGWCEGDALYEAYHDQEWGVPVYDDATIFEFLILETFQAGLSWITILRKRENFRKAFDNFDYKKIAQYDEAKYEELLKNEGIIRNKLKIKATITNAQNFMKIQEEFGSFSKYIWGFVDGKPIQNKVKDYKKAPATTPISDKLSKDLKKRGFKFVGSTVIYAHMQATGMVNDHEVDCFRYEEVKALA; encoded by the coding sequence ATGAATAGATGCGGTTGGTGCGAGGGAGATGCACTTTACGAAGCATATCACGACCAAGAATGGGGCGTTCCTGTCTATGATGATGCTACTATTTTTGAGTTTCTAATATTAGAAACCTTTCAAGCGGGTTTAAGTTGGATTACCATTCTACGGAAGCGAGAAAACTTCAGGAAAGCTTTCGATAATTTCGATTATAAAAAAATTGCCCAATATGATGAAGCTAAATATGAAGAATTGCTAAAAAATGAAGGCATCATTCGAAATAAACTGAAGATTAAAGCGACTATTACGAACGCGCAGAACTTTATGAAAATCCAAGAGGAATTTGGAAGTTTTAGCAAGTATATTTGGGGTTTTGTGGATGGAAAACCTATTCAAAACAAGGTAAAAGATTACAAAAAAGCCCCAGCTACAACGCCCATTTCAGATAAACTTAGTAAGGATTTAAAAAAACGCGGATTTAAATTTGTGGGTTCTACCGTTATCTATGCACACATGCAGGCTACGGGTATGGTAAACGACCATGAAGTGGATTGCTTTCGATACGAAGAGGTGAAGGCATTAGCTTAA
- a CDS encoding HIT family protein → MASVFTKIINGEIPSYKIAEDDNFYAFLDINPNAIGHTLCIPKKEVDKIFDLDEETYMGLMAFSRKVAKALEKTVDCKRVGIAVVGLEVPHVHVHLIPLNAMSEMTFQHKVSLTEAEFKALAKKVNAAL, encoded by the coding sequence ATGGCTTCAGTTTTTACAAAGATTATCAACGGGGAAATACCAAGTTATAAAATTGCAGAAGACGATAACTTTTATGCCTTTCTGGATATAAATCCAAATGCGATTGGGCATACTCTTTGTATACCTAAAAAAGAGGTCGATAAGATTTTTGATCTTGATGAGGAAACTTATATGGGCCTAATGGCATTTTCTCGAAAAGTGGCCAAAGCATTGGAAAAAACGGTAGATTGTAAACGGGTTGGGATTGCTGTTGTCGGACTGGAAGTGCCGCATGTACATGTACACTTAATCCCTTTAAATGCCATGAGCGAAATGACTTTTCAGCATAAAGTTTCTTTAACAGAAGCGGAGTTTAAAGCATTGGCTAAAAAAGTGAATGCCGCTTTGTAA
- a CDS encoding thioredoxin family protein: protein MEEIVRQLIKQAIEGGYSYSEYRNLVARLVLDGKSTGNEQTEALSNYSMLNERRMKRLDKTIKLSEAVLNRLSKLDRNIIWVVLTESWCGDAAQTLPVIQKFAEASNRIELKVVLRDENEALMNRFLTRGSRSIPKLIMVDPSVSEVIDCWGPRPSIATKMVKEQKEKFGMLSADFKEDLQLWYNKDKGQNTVEDLLELLSLE, encoded by the coding sequence ATGGAAGAAATAGTGAGACAACTTATAAAGCAAGCAATTGAAGGCGGATATTCTTATAGCGAATACAGAAACTTGGTGGCACGATTGGTTTTAGACGGAAAATCAACGGGAAACGAGCAAACAGAAGCACTATCCAATTACAGTATGTTAAACGAGAGGCGAATGAAGCGATTGGACAAAACCATAAAATTATCTGAAGCTGTTTTGAATAGGTTGTCGAAATTAGACCGTAATATAATATGGGTAGTTTTAACCGAAAGTTGGTGTGGAGATGCGGCACAAACCCTTCCTGTAATCCAAAAGTTTGCCGAAGCTTCTAATAGAATCGAATTAAAAGTAGTGCTGCGTGATGAGAATGAAGCCTTAATGAATCGCTTTTTAACACGTGGCAGTAGATCTATTCCCAAGTTAATTATGGTAGACCCGAGTGTAAGTGAGGTAATAGATTGTTGGGGTCCCAGGCCATCAATAGCTACTAAAATGGTAAAGGAACAAAAAGAAAAGTTTGGAATGCTATCGGCAGATTTTAAGGAAGATCTACAACTTTGGTATAACAAGGATAAAGGACAAAATACAGTGGAAGATTTGTTGGAATTACTCTCCTTGGAATAA
- a CDS encoding DUF58 domain-containing protein produces MKLQSELNNVQLSGNLDLLASQVVEGFISGMHKSPFHGFSSEFAEHKIYNQGESTRHIDWKLFGKTDKLYTKKYDEETNLRCHIIIDNSTSMHYPSLKQQSVGNLNKLGFSVLATAVLMKMLKKQRDAVGLSVYSDAYEFYAPEKGSDRHRYLLLNTLEGLVARKKKENKKTKTYTYLHQIANKIHRRSLIFLFTDMFQTETDQEELFQALQHLKYNKHEVVLFHVMDKEKEFAFNFDNTPKKFLDVETGISIDLFAENVKDVYENSMQDFQQELKLRCAKYRIKYVEVDVRKNFNQILETYLIERQKFI; encoded by the coding sequence ATGAAATTACAGTCAGAATTAAATAATGTACAGCTTTCGGGAAATTTAGATCTTTTGGCCAGTCAAGTAGTTGAAGGGTTTATTAGCGGGATGCATAAGAGTCCGTTTCACGGTTTTTCCTCGGAATTTGCTGAACACAAAATATATAATCAAGGAGAAAGCACCAGACATATCGATTGGAAATTATTTGGAAAAACAGATAAACTGTACACTAAAAAATATGATGAAGAAACCAATTTGAGATGTCATATTATTATAGACAACTCTACTTCCATGCACTATCCTTCTTTGAAGCAACAATCGGTAGGGAATTTAAATAAGCTCGGATTTTCGGTTTTGGCAACCGCTGTGCTTATGAAAATGCTTAAAAAGCAGCGTGATGCCGTGGGTTTAAGTGTCTATTCTGATGCGTACGAGTTTTATGCCCCAGAAAAGGGAAGCGATCGACATCGGTATTTGTTGTTGAATACCTTGGAAGGTTTGGTAGCCAGAAAGAAAAAGGAAAATAAAAAGACCAAAACGTACACATACCTTCATCAAATAGCCAATAAAATTCATAGGCGCAGCCTTATTTTTTTGTTCACCGACATGTTCCAAACGGAGACAGATCAAGAGGAATTATTTCAGGCCCTTCAACATTTAAAATATAACAAGCATGAAGTGGTGCTATTTCATGTAATGGATAAGGAAAAAGAGTTTGCTTTTAATTTTGACAATACTCCAAAAAAGTTTTTGGATGTAGAAACGGGTATTTCCATAGATTTATTTGCCGAAAATGTTAAGGATGTTTACGAAAATTCGATGCAAGATTTCCAGCAAGAATTAAAGTTGAGGTGTGCTAAATACCGAATTAAATATGTGGAAGTGGACGTGAGAAAAAATTTCAATCAAATTTTAGAAACTTATCTAATTGAACGTCAAAAGTTTATTTAA
- a CDS encoding undecaprenyl-diphosphate phosphatase, producing the protein MDVIDAIILGIIQGLTEFLPVSSSGHLELGKAILGDHSLPQESLLFTVVLHFATALSTIVVFRKDIWDLFKGILQFSWNDELKFSLKILISMIPAALIGFFFEEQLELLFNGNVLLVGFMLIVTALLLYLADKAKHTGKPVSYTNSFVIGVSQAIAMLPGISRSGATISTSVLLGNDKSKAARFSFLMVVPLIFGKIAKDLLSGNLSVEAQNTGILAIGFLAAFISGILACTWMIKLVKNSKLVYFAVYCFIVGLIAIGLGYYY; encoded by the coding sequence ATGGATGTAATAGACGCAATTATCCTTGGAATTATTCAAGGGCTCACCGAATTTCTTCCGGTTTCTTCCAGCGGTCATTTAGAACTAGGCAAAGCTATTTTAGGCGACCACTCCTTACCCCAAGAAAGCCTGCTTTTTACCGTAGTGCTACATTTTGCTACTGCTTTAAGCACCATAGTGGTTTTCAGAAAAGATATATGGGACTTGTTTAAAGGGATTCTTCAATTTTCGTGGAACGACGAACTCAAATTCTCCTTGAAAATTTTAATTTCTATGATTCCAGCGGCATTAATAGGCTTTTTCTTTGAAGAACAACTGGAATTATTGTTTAATGGCAATGTGCTATTGGTTGGTTTTATGCTTATTGTAACAGCACTTTTACTCTATTTAGCCGATAAGGCAAAACATACTGGGAAACCTGTTTCTTATACCAATTCATTTGTTATTGGCGTATCTCAAGCCATTGCTATGCTTCCCGGAATTTCGCGGTCTGGTGCCACCATCTCGACTTCAGTTTTACTGGGAAACGACAAAAGTAAAGCGGCCCGATTTTCTTTTCTAATGGTAGTGCCTTTAATCTTTGGAAAAATAGCAAAAGATCTTTTAAGCGGAAACCTCTCTGTGGAAGCACAGAATACAGGAATCCTGGCCATAGGTTTTTTGGCAGCTTTTATTTCTGGGATCTTGGCATGTACTTGGATGATTAAATTGGTAAAAAACAGCAAGCTCGTTTATTTTGCAGTGTATTGCTTTATAGTTGGGCTTATAGCCATAGGCCTAGGATATTATTACTAA
- the trxA gene encoding thioredoxin: MALEITDATFDEVVLKSDKPVLVDFWAAWCGPCRMVAPIIDQLSEEYDGKAVIGKVDVDANQEFAAKYGVRNIPTVLVFQNGEVVGRQVGVAPKTAYSEAIDGLL, encoded by the coding sequence ATGGCTTTAGAGATAACAGACGCTACTTTTGATGAAGTAGTTTTAAAAAGCGACAAACCAGTTTTAGTAGATTTTTGGGCAGCTTGGTGTGGCCCATGTAGAATGGTAGCTCCAATTATAGATCAGCTTTCTGAAGAATACGATGGAAAAGCAGTAATTGGGAAAGTAGATGTAGATGCCAACCAAGAATTTGCAGCCAAATACGGTGTAAGAAATATACCTACGGTATTGGTTTTCCAAAATGGGGAAGTGGTAGGTCGCCAAGTAGGAGTTGCTCCTAAAACGGCATACAGCGAAGCAATCGACGGATTGTTGTAA
- a CDS encoding DUF3098 domain-containing protein, with the protein MKNKNQQTHTSKEFIFQKKNYLFMFIGLAFIVLGFILMSGGGSDDPNVFNPDIFNFRRIRLAPTLVLIGFGIEVYAIMLNPNKKKEN; encoded by the coding sequence GTGAAAAATAAAAATCAGCAAACTCATACTTCCAAAGAATTTATCTTTCAAAAAAAGAATTACCTATTCATGTTTATTGGCTTAGCTTTTATAGTTTTAGGCTTTATTTTAATGAGTGGCGGTGGTAGCGACGACCCCAATGTATTTAATCCAGATATCTTTAACTTTAGAAGAATTAGGTTGGCGCCTACATTGGTTTTAATTGGGTTTGGTATTGAAGTTTATGCCATTATGTTGAATCCGAATAAAAAGAAAGAAAATTAA
- the aat gene encoding leucyl/phenylalanyl-tRNA--protein transferase encodes MIFLTENIKFPPVHTASSDGVVAVGGDLSPERLKEAYRQGIFPWFDQGSLILWWSPDPRMVLYPSEVKISKSMRAVFRKKLFKITYNTAFHQVIENCAKIERNEQDGTWIDNDMIAAYTKLHDLGWAKSVEVWHKDELVGGLYGVDLGHIFCGESMFSKMSNASKAAFIFLAEKAEKENYKLIDCQLYTDHLASLGAREIPREVFMSILESNNLGSI; translated from the coding sequence ATGATATTTCTTACGGAAAATATAAAATTTCCTCCTGTTCACACAGCTTCTTCCGATGGAGTCGTTGCCGTGGGTGGCGATCTGTCTCCAGAACGTTTAAAGGAAGCTTATCGCCAAGGGATTTTTCCTTGGTTCGATCAAGGATCCCTAATATTGTGGTGGAGTCCAGATCCCCGCATGGTTTTGTATCCTTCCGAAGTAAAGATTTCTAAAAGTATGAGAGCTGTTTTTAGAAAGAAATTATTTAAAATTACTTATAACACGGCCTTTCACCAGGTAATCGAGAATTGCGCAAAAATTGAAAGGAACGAGCAAGACGGTACTTGGATTGATAACGATATGATTGCCGCTTATACCAAACTTCATGACTTAGGATGGGCTAAATCGGTTGAGGTTTGGCATAAGGATGAATTGGTCGGCGGACTTTATGGGGTAGATTTGGGCCATATTTTTTGCGGGGAAAGTATGTTCTCCAAAATGAGCAATGCCTCTAAAGCTGCTTTTATCTTCTTGGCGGAAAAAGCAGAAAAAGAAAATTATAAGCTTATCGACTGCCAGTTATATACCGATCACCTTGCTTCTTTGGGGGCACGTGAAATACCTCGTGAAGTTTTTATGAGTATATTAGAATCTAATAATTTAGGCTCTATTTAG
- a CDS encoding sensor histidine kinase has translation MKKTTRWILIISSFVIVVSILWNTYVFFQKFKDEERTKMKIWAEALGEFLQTTDLDRDLGNLTLAVIKNNTSTPMIYVGKDGEIRSNNLPENKADDSLYIQKKIRQFNSENVPIEVTFRNDRYGTLYYGNSDVLNNLKFYPIALILIIVFFSAAVYFFFRISKVADQNKLWAGMAKETAHQIGTPLSSLLGWSELLKAENIDPTITEEIEKDIDRLSTITERFSKIGSVPKLERLDIVAETKNSFDYIKARSSKLVAFKFLAPSEEIYCMINSQLYGWTIENLIKNAIDAMKGKGDLTIEIKKDKKTVKVNVIDSGKGIQKSDFTKIFNPGFTTKKRGWGLGLSLVKRIIENYHDGKVKVLHSVIDKGSTLQILLKTETE, from the coding sequence ATGAAAAAAACCACACGTTGGATTCTTATTATATCCTCTTTTGTAATTGTAGTTTCCATTTTATGGAATACCTACGTGTTTTTTCAGAAGTTTAAAGACGAGGAACGCACGAAAATGAAAATTTGGGCGGAAGCTCTGGGAGAATTTCTGCAAACGACAGATTTGGATCGGGATTTGGGCAACCTCACCTTGGCCGTTATAAAGAACAACACCAGCACCCCTATGATTTACGTGGGTAAAGACGGGGAAATACGCTCAAACAACTTACCAGAAAACAAAGCAGATGATTCGCTGTACATTCAGAAAAAAATACGGCAGTTTAACAGTGAAAATGTACCTATAGAAGTTACTTTTAGAAACGATCGATACGGAACACTTTACTACGGTAATTCTGATGTACTTAACAACTTAAAATTCTACCCTATTGCGTTGATATTAATTATTGTGTTCTTTAGTGCAGCAGTTTATTTCTTTTTTAGAATCTCGAAAGTAGCAGACCAAAATAAATTATGGGCAGGAATGGCAAAAGAAACCGCGCACCAAATTGGGACTCCCCTTTCTTCCCTTTTGGGATGGTCGGAGTTATTAAAGGCCGAAAATATAGACCCCACCATTACCGAGGAAATTGAAAAAGATATCGACCGACTTTCTACCATTACCGAACGCTTTTCTAAAATTGGTTCGGTCCCAAAATTAGAGAGACTGGACATCGTGGCAGAAACCAAAAATTCCTTTGATTATATAAAGGCCCGAAGTTCAAAACTGGTAGCATTTAAATTTTTGGCACCAAGCGAAGAAATTTATTGTATGATCAATTCCCAGCTCTATGGCTGGACCATAGAAAACTTAATCAAAAACGCTATCGATGCCATGAAAGGGAAGGGTGATTTAACGATTGAAATAAAAAAAGATAAGAAAACCGTAAAAGTAAACGTTATAGATAGTGGTAAAGGAATTCAAAAAAGTGATTTTACCAAAATTTTCAATCCTGGTTTTACTACCAAGAAAAGGGGATGGGGCCTTGGTTTGTCTTTGGTAAAAAGAATTATTGAAAATTACCACGATGGCAAAGTAAAAGTTTTGCATTCTGTAATCGATAAAGGAAGTACACTTCAAATTTTATTGAAAACAGAGACAGAATAA
- a CDS encoding BamA/TamA family outer membrane protein, with product MLTSVSLAQERGIKKWFKERQALKKEKIEAGEPFLTPLLGPGYTPENGFLIAGGVLYTFKTDPQDSLIQRSSMPLTAFISTRGNIGLNGKLQSFWWEDRFRLNVVAKYSDADDDYFGVGIQENQNIEKSDSTSLYHRNQWSIQPGFLFRIIPNLYLGLNFNVNKTKVTEVNPLMAQDSDFLRYGPENFNSASGLSLAFDSRDLTVNAWKGMYIRVASLFFGSYLGSNNTYQTYEVDFRTYHQIYREGNVLAAKFYLRSAHGDVPYEELGRIGGGDALRGYIKGQYRDKTAIYFMTEWRHMFLKSDGVLSKHGLATWLGTGTVAPGIDEVSQWVPNLGVGYRLEVQPRMNLRIDFGVGRESSGLYFGFSEAF from the coding sequence ATGCTAACAAGTGTTTCCTTGGCACAGGAAAGGGGCATTAAAAAGTGGTTTAAAGAAAGGCAAGCCTTAAAAAAAGAAAAAATTGAAGCTGGAGAGCCTTTTTTAACACCCTTGCTCGGACCAGGATATACTCCCGAAAACGGATTTTTAATTGCTGGTGGGGTATTGTATACCTTTAAAACCGATCCCCAGGATTCCTTAATCCAGCGTTCTTCAATGCCCTTAACAGCATTTATAAGTACACGTGGAAATATTGGATTGAATGGCAAATTACAATCATTTTGGTGGGAAGATCGTTTTCGACTGAATGTGGTTGCTAAATATTCTGATGCAGACGATGACTATTTTGGCGTGGGAATACAGGAGAATCAAAATATCGAGAAGAGCGATAGTACTTCCCTGTACCATCGTAACCAATGGTCTATTCAACCGGGTTTTTTGTTTCGTATCATTCCTAATCTCTATCTGGGTTTAAATTTTAATGTTAATAAAACCAAGGTCACAGAGGTAAATCCATTAATGGCTCAAGATTCTGATTTCCTGCGGTACGGACCAGAGAATTTTAATAGTGCAAGCGGTTTGTCTCTCGCTTTCGATAGTAGGGATCTTACTGTAAATGCCTGGAAGGGAATGTATATTCGGGTGGCTTCTCTTTTCTTCGGAAGTTATTTGGGAAGTAACAACACTTATCAAACTTATGAAGTTGATTTTCGTACCTATCACCAGATTTACCGGGAGGGGAATGTATTGGCTGCCAAATTTTATTTAAGGTCTGCACATGGAGATGTCCCTTACGAGGAATTAGGTAGAATAGGAGGTGGAGATGCATTGCGTGGTTATATCAAGGGGCAATATCGCGATAAAACAGCTATTTATTTTATGACGGAATGGCGACATATGTTTCTCAAATCAGATGGTGTGTTAAGCAAGCATGGTTTGGCTACTTGGCTCGGCACAGGTACTGTAGCGCCTGGTATAGATGAAGTCTCTCAATGGGTTCCAAATTTGGGAGTAGGATATAGGCTCGAGGTACAACCAAGAATGAACCTAAGGATCGATTTTGGTGTAGGCAGGGAGTCCTCTGGTCTTTATTTTGGATTTAGTGAAGCTTTTTGA
- a CDS encoding flavin reductase family protein: protein MLSIDPKEISTGKLHGYLLSAVGPRPIAFASTIAANGTVNLSPFSFFNVYSSNPPIMIFSANRRVRDNTTKHTLENVLETKEAVINIVNFDIVQQASLSSTEYPKGVNEFEKSGLTMLESDLVKPFRVAESPVQFECRVNEVISLGEEGGAGNLIVCEVLKMHINEAVLDEDGQIDQHKIDLVSRMGGNWYSRANLGMFEVPKPLSSLGIGFDAIPSSVKNSKILTGNDLGILANVEKLPTKEEIEKFIGDDTDISEVVSAKDELKKHQKAQELIAENDVASAWKLLLAK, encoded by the coding sequence ATGTTATCTATCGATCCTAAAGAAATTTCAACGGGTAAGCTTCACGGTTATTTATTAAGTGCTGTTGGGCCTAGGCCCATTGCATTTGCCAGTACTATTGCCGCTAATGGAACGGTAAATCTATCTCCATTTAGTTTTTTTAATGTGTACAGCTCTAATCCGCCGATTATGATATTTTCGGCAAATAGAAGAGTGAGGGACAACACCACCAAGCACACCCTGGAAAATGTTTTGGAGACCAAAGAGGCGGTAATTAATATTGTAAATTTCGATATCGTACAACAAGCTTCCTTGAGCAGTACAGAATATCCCAAAGGGGTAAATGAGTTTGAAAAATCGGGGTTAACAATGCTTGAATCAGATTTGGTAAAGCCCTTTCGTGTCGCCGAATCTCCAGTGCAGTTTGAGTGTAGGGTGAATGAAGTGATTTCTTTAGGGGAAGAAGGGGGCGCTGGAAATTTAATTGTGTGCGAAGTTTTAAAAATGCACATTAATGAAGCGGTTTTAGATGAAGATGGACAAATAGATCAGCATAAAATAGATTTGGTAAGTAGAATGGGTGGTAATTGGTATAGCAGGGCAAACCTAGGGATGTTTGAAGTACCAAAACCGCTTTCGAGCTTGGGAATAGGCTTTGATGCCATTCCTTCCTCTGTAAAAAACAGTAAAATTCTTACGGGGAACGATCTTGGTATCTTGGCCAATGTGGAAAAATTACCAACTAAGGAAGAAATAGAGAAATTTATTGGTGATGATACTGATATAAGTGAGGTTGTAAGTGCCAAAGACGAACTTAAAAAACACCAAAAAGCACAAGAATTAATTGCTGAAAACGATGTGGCTTCTGCATGGAAACTGTTATTAGCGAAATAA
- a CDS encoding cell division protein FtsX encodes MSKSFERYQKRKLISSYFSVILSIALVLFLLGVLGLLVINTKKLANHFKEQVAITVFLKDNAKEVEINQLQKSLAMTDYTKTATFVSKEEAAEEHSKEIGENFLDFLGYNPLQNSIDVHLKADYVANDSIKKIADDLAKKDYVADIAYDQPLITLLNENVKRMSFWILVASGVFTLIAVLLINSSIRLSVYSKRFIIKTMQMVGATKRFIRKPFIWNSIKLGMIGALVAIIAMAGVLYYANIKMPQLQLLSDPLSLASLFIGIFVIGIIITWISTYVATQRFLNLRTDDLY; translated from the coding sequence ATGAGCAAATCTTTTGAGCGCTACCAGAAACGCAAACTTATATCTTCTTACTTTTCTGTTATACTAAGTATTGCTTTGGTTTTGTTTCTACTTGGGGTGTTGGGGCTTTTGGTTATAAATACTAAAAAGCTGGCCAATCACTTTAAGGAACAGGTGGCTATTACTGTATTTTTAAAGGATAATGCCAAAGAGGTAGAAATCAATCAGCTGCAAAAAAGCTTGGCAATGACAGATTATACCAAAACCGCCACGTTCGTTTCTAAAGAAGAAGCCGCTGAAGAGCATAGTAAAGAAATAGGTGAAAACTTTTTAGATTTCTTAGGTTACAACCCTTTGCAGAACTCCATAGACGTTCACCTGAAAGCCGATTATGTGGCTAATGATAGCATTAAAAAAATTGCAGACGATTTAGCAAAAAAAGATTACGTGGCCGATATTGCTTACGATCAGCCTTTAATTACTTTGCTAAACGAGAACGTAAAACGAATGAGTTTTTGGATCCTGGTAGCAAGCGGTGTATTTACACTCATTGCGGTATTACTTATAAACAGTTCGATTAGACTTTCGGTGTATTCCAAGCGTTTTATAATAAAAACCATGCAAATGGTAGGTGCTACCAAAAGGTTTATTAGAAAACCTTTTATTTGGAACAGTATTAAACTGGGTATGATTGGTGCTTTGGTAGCAATAATTGCTATGGCAGGAGTATTATATTATGCAAATATCAAAATGCCACAACTACAGTTGTTGTCCGATCCTTTGTCGTTGGCTTCTTTATTTATTGGTATCTTTGTCATTGGAATTATTATAACCTGGATAAGCACCTACGTGGCTACACAAAGGTTTTTAAATTTAAGAACAGACGATCTCTATTAA
- a CDS encoding 3D domain-containing protein, whose protein sequence is MKMLFTILCFQCFVLPSFCQEAGFNEDEMKWVPLYVKVSAYNSVESQTVGHPALSAWGDTLQPGMKAIAISRDLMKLGITHNTPIKIEGFDGFYLVKDKMNARYRKKIDIYMGLELQKAREFGNKHLKIWYGIPTE, encoded by the coding sequence ATGAAAATGCTTTTTACCATACTTTGCTTTCAGTGTTTTGTGCTCCCATCGTTTTGCCAAGAAGCCGGTTTTAATGAGGATGAAATGAAATGGGTTCCTTTGTATGTTAAAGTATCGGCTTACAACTCAGTAGAAAGTCAAACAGTAGGGCATCCTGCATTGAGTGCGTGGGGAGATACGCTTCAACCCGGAATGAAAGCAATAGCCATCTCTAGGGATTTAATGAAATTGGGCATTACCCACAACACTCCTATAAAAATTGAAGGTTTCGACGGATTTTACCTAGTTAAGGACAAAATGAATGCCCGCTACCGAAAGAAAATAGACATTTATATGGGCCTAGAACTTCAAAAAGCCAGAGAATTCGGGAATAAACATTTGAAGATCTGGTATGGTATTCCGACCGAATAA
- a CDS encoding DUF3127 domain-containing protein — MEIQGKIKLIDETKTFGNNGFRKREMVVTTEEQYPQHIMVEFIQDKCDILDAYNVGQQVKVSINLRGREWTNPQGETKYFNSIQGWRIENLQPAGNGAPEMPPMPPEDAFEPANDFNEDDHDDLPF; from the coding sequence ATGGAAATACAAGGAAAAATAAAGTTGATTGATGAAACTAAAACTTTTGGAAACAATGGTTTTAGAAAAAGAGAAATGGTTGTAACCACCGAAGAGCAATATCCCCAGCATATTATGGTTGAATTTATTCAGGATAAATGTGATATTCTAGATGCTTACAACGTTGGGCAACAGGTAAAAGTAAGTATTAACTTAAGGGGAAGAGAATGGACAAACCCTCAAGGGGAAACTAAATATTTCAATTCTATCCAAGGTTGGCGTATAGAAAACTTGCAACCTGCTGGAAACGGAGCGCCAGAAATGCCACCAATGCCTCCAGAAGATGCTTTTGAACCCGCAAACGATTTTAATGAAGACGATCACGACGATCTACCTTTCTAA